Sequence from the Elusimicrobiota bacterium genome:
TCCGTGAAATTAAGGTATATCCATCCCCTGCGGAAAAGTATGTAAAAATAAATTTTATTATTGACATATCCCCGAGTAAAGCTGTCCTCAACGTATATTCTGCTGGGGGAAGAAGAGTTTATACACGCAATATTACTGCTGAGATTATTGGGAACAGTTTTAACGAGTATATTTGGTATCTTGGTGACACTACCGGCACCCGTGTGCCTCCAGGATTGTATACTTTGGAAATCGTTGTACAGTCCACAGATGAAAAATGTACGGTTATACGCAAGAAAGTTGGTATAAAATCAATTTAAAACTCAAACGTGTGTATCTTATTGGATTGGTGTTTTTATCATTATTCTGGGTTGGGCGATGCGTTGCTGATGAGTTCGGAATGTGTAGTATTATACCTGGGATTGAAAACGTTTTTAATAATCCCGCTTTTTTCGTAAGCCAAACATTTGATAATGACGGGAAAACCGGATTATTTACAGAATACCGGTCGAATTATGAAAAAGGTAACGCTTTTGGTATTTTTGCTGGATACTCAGATTCAGGCAGTATTGATGCTTATGACGAGTATATGTCAAAAACAGGAAGTTATTCTGTAATAGATTTGCTAGCCGGAATTGTTTTTATTAACCGTTTGCTTGACAAAGTAGATTCCGGTGTTGCAGTGAGGTTGACCGGTTTAGCAGTGGATAATGAGTATACCTTTGGATATGGATTAGATGCCGGGGTGAGGTCTGAAACTGCGTATTTAGGGATACCGTTGATAGTTGCGGTTGGAATAAATAATTTTGGTAAAACTATCCGGGGAAACGCGGTTTATAATAATTATCATCTCGTAAAAGTTGGGCTTGTAATGTTGTTTAATAATATTGAATCATCCGTTGGGGTGGATACAGTTACGGATTTCAGGAGCGCAGCGGTTGTTTTGTCAGTTGAAAAAATGGTGTTTAATATATTAACATTCTCTTTGGGGTACAGGTTCGATGAAATGTATATATTATCCGGTAGTGGGGTAAGTTTTGGGTTGGGAGTGAAGTACTTATTGATGCGTAAAGAATTTGTATTGTTTTATTCATGGTCGCAGGAAGGGTTTAGTTCTCTTAACAGAGTCAGTTTGAGGATAGGGTTGTGAACTGTAAGGAAAAGATTTTTTTGATTACAAAAAAAGTAGTAACCGCAATAGTTCTTGTGTCATTATGTTTTGTATCAACATCATTCTCAAAAGGTGTATTAAAAGTAATTTTTATGTACGTCGGACAGGGTGATGCTACGCTGATGGTTATGCCCAACAATAAGGTTGTGCTTATAGATGGAGGGCCGGTTGAAGACTGGCGGAATTATGATGCTGGCAGAGATACTATCTTTCCGTTGCTACAGAGTATGGGTATTAATAAAATTGATTATATGTTCGCTACGCATCCGCATAGCGATCACGTTGGCGGGTTGAAATATTTACTTCTAAATATTCTTACAGGATCGTATATTGAACCCGGGATACCGTATCCGACACCGATTTATAATCAGGTCCTCTCAGCAGTAAAGTTAAAAAAAGTTAATTATATCCGTGCGCGGCGCGGTATGAATTTCCGTGAACTGGACCCGGATGTTTTGCTTGATGTATTATCTCCCGGTGAAACGCTTACTGCGGATGATCCTAATAATAATTCGTTAGTAATACATTGTAAGCACAATAAAGTTTATATCATGTTTCCAGGGGATGCGGAGAAGTTTATGGAGGAAGAAATTGTCAGCCTTTACGGCAGCAGGCTGGAATCTAATATTCTTAAGGTAGGGCATCATGGTTCCATAACGTCTACTGTTTATGGCGCAGCATCTGCTCGCAATAGCAATATTATAGCACTAGGCGGGTGTGTTATACCTCAACTCTGGAGTTTTGTAAAACCTAAATGGAGTACCTCTAACAAGTTTTTGGAAGCTGTAAATCCTGAAGTTGCGGTAATACAATGCGGTAAAAATAATAGGTACAGGTTTCCTTCAAAAAAAGTGGTGGATGGGTTGAACAGTATGAATATAAAGGTTTACCGTACGGATTTAAACGGGAATGTTAAGGTTACTTCCGACGGTATAAAATATGAGGTTACGGCTGAGAAATGAACTTGTTTCTCAATCTTGACAAACCACTGGTATTTTTGTGATAATAAACATTATATACAGAAAGTGTTGGTTTGGAACTATATGGCAAATTTTAAACGTAAACAGGTAGTTGTAAAGCACGGGTTTCAGTTCCGGTATGTTTTATTTGTTTTTCTTGCGGTCTTATTCGCGGGATTGCTGATCTCTTGGGATGTATACTACACAATGGGCCGCGTGATGTTCAGCCAGGTTAATCATCCTGAGATATATTCAATGATAAGTAAAGTTAATACACAGATTATAAGTAAGCTGGTGTTATACCTGTTACTGGTTATCATAGTGTCAATTTTTGTGTCACACAAAATCGCGGGGCCGTTATACCGTATTGAAAAATCGTCAGAGATATTGGGGTTGGGAGATTTAACTCATAGGGTGAAATTGAGGGAAGGTGACGAACTTAAGGATGTAGCGGAGAAGCTTAACCATATGGTGGAACAACTGCAAACAAAAGTCGGGGAAAATAAAAATGTTGTTGCAGAATGTTTGGAACAGTTGCAGCATATAGAAGTTCTCGCACAAAAATGCGGGGGTGAGCACAGGGAAATCCTCGAAAAAATAACTTCAGTAAAAGTTACATTACAAAAAATTAATGCCGGTCTTAAAACATCGGTAACGGACACTCCTCAAAAGTAAGCCAGTCCTCTTTTTCGTACGCGTATGAGTTTATTATTCAGGAGAACGCTGGGTGAACCGTATACTATTCGTGTTACTCTGCCTGTATATATCACTTATTGTTATATTTGACCGGTACGGTTTATATTCTTATATTCCGTTAAATGATATCGCGCAGGTTGTTTTGGTTGAGCAAAAAGCTGAGGATAATACTCTTACTCATGTAATTAAAGGCAGGGTATTATCTTTCCCGGAGAGCGGTAATTATTACACTACTTTTTTTGTCTACACCCACGAGATTGACGGGAAAACCACCCGCGGAAATGTACTTGCCAGGATTCCTTCACAGGATAGCGTTAATTTATCGTATGGTGATGATATATCGATTGAATGTATGCTGCGCCGGCCGGTGGAAGCTCTTAATCCTGGGCAGTTTGATTATTCTAAATACCTTGCATACCAGAATGTTTACTGTATAGCGTCAGTTATAGCGTATTCAAAACTTGATGGCTATAAACATGCTGGCATATTCCAAAAACAATATTATCTGTTAATGAATTGGTTGAACACAAATTTTGAGCAATCGATAAAAAATGCAATGCCTGTAAATGAAGCAGGTGTTATGGGCAGTATTATTGTCGGGAAAAAAAGCTGGCTTGAACCCGAAACACGGACAATATTTATGGATGCCGGTGTTATGCATGTCCTAGTCGTCAGCGGGTCGAATGTAGCAGTTATTGCCGGAATGTTTATGTGGATACTGCATTTTCTGTTGCGTATCCCGCGCCGTACCGCGGTACCTGCAGTGATACTTATTATTGCAGCGTACTGTGTGCTCACTGGTTCAAATCCGCCGGTAGTACGCGCAACAGTAATGACTACTTGTTTTTTATTGACGTTAATGTTACGCCGGGAAATTAGCAGCTACCAGGTACTGCTTCTTTCCTGCTGGGCTATGGTACTGTATGATCCTAAAGTGGTGTTGAGTTCCGGGTTTCAAATGTCCATAGCTGCGACATTCGGTATCCTTGCGGGTGTACAAAAATGCAGATTGGTTTTACAGTCAGTACCTGCTGTATTACGTGACGTTGTGAATGTTCTTATGGTATCCGTATCTGCACAGATGTTTGTATGGCCTTTGATTGCCGTATACTTCTACAAATTTTCTGTTATCTGTATAATCTCCAACTTAATAGTGGTTCCATTATCCGGATTGGTGTTAAGTTTAGGCCTTGGTTTGGTGGGTATACATTTTGTCGGCGGGATTTTATATGTATTATTTGGCAAAATATGCACTGTTCTAACAACTGTACTGATACAGATATCAGCGGTATTTGCTGCAGTACCCTATGCGAACGTTACGGTAAATGGTGTGAGCCCAGAGTTTTTGTTATGTTATTACCTGGCCTTAATGATTTTTGTGTTTTTTGATATCAAAAAAACAGTATATTTTTGTGTAATTGCCGGGATGTTATTGTTTACGAAATACGCGGTGGTAGAAGCAAAAGGCAGGGCAGAAATTACTTTTCTTTCAGTAGGGAATGGGGATAGTATTGTAATAAAATTACCCGGAGGTAAAGCCGTCCTTATCGACGGCGGTGGAAATTGGGACTCTGCGCTTGATCCCGGAGAAAAAATTGTTGTACCGTTTCTGAATTATAAGGGACTGCGAAAAATTGATTTATTAGTTCTTACTCATCCGCATTACAATCATTATCTTGGGTTAAGAAAAGTAATGGATAGCGTGCGGGTTGAGAGTGTTTTGTTAAGCTATGGCCACGCGGATACCGATGAGTATTCTGAATTCTATAAAGTATGTCAAAGCAAAGCTAAAAAGGTGATAACAGCTGTAGCGGGTACGGAGTTTGTGTTTAGTGATGCAAAGTTCAGGGTGCTGAATCCCGGGCAAAGCGTTCAGGTTGATCCTGATGAGAATTCTATCGTAATGGAAATGCAGTATCATAACTTCTCCGGTCTTTTTTCAGGAGATATCGGTGAAGTTGGGCAGGAGTCTATACTGCAGGAAATAAATGGTAGAAAATATGGGGTAGTTCAGATGCCAGGTCACGGGGTGGGATACATTGCTCCTGAAATTTATAAGTTAAATACCGAATTGTTTGTGGTCAGCGGGAATGGTTATGCAACAGAGTATGAACTGGGAACAAATTATGGGGTTGTGATGAAAACAGTGTATACAAAACAGTGTGGAGCAGTAACTGTTATAATCGATAAAATAACAAATAAAATATTTTATGAATTTTGGTTGACACATTAATTGTATAACTTGTAAAATTAAAGTTACATATATTGTAAAATGGTGTTTACAATAAAAGTGCTAGAGTTGCTAGGTTTATGTTTGTTATAAGATGAGTTGGTTCTGTTTAGTACTTTGGCAGAAATGTTGTAATCTAATAATTAAGTTGTTATAGCTAGTTTAACTTTCATAAAAGTAAATAAAGGAGTAATTTTAGTATGGTAAAAAAAATTGTGTTAAAAGTGGCGCTTGTATTATCTACTTTGTTGTTGCTACCGGTGCATAGTTCTGCGGATTTTGTGTTTCTTGTCTATACAGATACTCACATACAGTATCCAACCGCGAGTACTAATACCCGGGCGACTGATACTATGACTATGATAAACAATATGAGCCCGTTACCGAAATTTGTCGCAAATGCCGGTGATATGGTGGAAGCCGGCCTGCGCAGGGAGTATGATACTTACAGAAATATTGTAAAAAACTTTAATTCATCAATTGCTTTGTATGAAGGCTCACCGGGGAATCATGATATGACCCGCGGGATGGGTGGATTATATTATCGTGAACGTATCGGCGCTGTGCATAGCAGCTTTATGTATGATATCAATGGTAATCATTCAAGTGCAGCAGGGTTTGATCCTACAAACGGATACCATTTCCTTATACTCAATGAAGGTATGCTAAACCATGGTGACGGCCATTTTCCGAGGTTTGAACTTGACTGGATTAAGTCAACTCTAGATGCCAGCCCTGTAGCGTCCATCGGGCGTCCTGTGATTTGTTTCTTCCATCATCCTACAAGCGAACGCGCGGATACCCTTGGTGAAGGGGATATGATAGATAATGACAGAGCACTTATAGAATTACTGAAGAATTATAATCTTACGCTTATGCTGTATGGCCATGTCCATAGTAAACAAAATTATACAAGTACTTCTGATGCTGTGCCCGCATATTCATTTTATGGTACGATGGATAATCCCAGTACCGGTATTTATGGCGGTGTTGGGTATATGACTGTATCTCCAAGTAAGATTGAAGTACGTGATTATCCTTTAAACGGTTCATTGAGTACTCCACGCGGAAATCTTGCGATGCCGATGCCTAGATATCCCAAAATTGTATTCTCCTCACCAGTCAATGATTCAAATCTATCCGGGACAAGTTGTACGATTAATGCAAAAATTGAGTTATACCAGGGACATATTGCTAGTATAACTTCTGCGTATTATCAGATAGATGACGGCGGGTGTTTAGCGGATACTGGGCATTATGATAATAAGTATTTCAAGGCAATGGGATTGGTCAATATAAGTTCATCAGTTGCAACAGCGAGTGTTACCACTGACATGGCAACGGAACTTACTGCATTTGATGCTGCCTGCAGCCGTACCGCTGCGGATCCGTGGTACAGTATCAACGGTGTTCACAGAATTAAAGTTAGGTTTGATACGTCTGACGGTAAGAAGTGGTACCGTTCTGTTTGGGTGAATGTCACTGTCAGAAAATCGCAGACTGATAATTATGCGATGACGTCTGTCTGGAGAAAAGATATTGGTGCGGATGTTCAAGGGGATATTGCAGTTGATAATAATAAAGTATTCGTGAATCCTTATGGCAGATACATGTATTGCTATGATACCAATGGTAACCAGGTATGGAAGTTTGATAAAGAAAAGTATGGTGAAGCGTTGGAAGAAGCAAGTGGGACGGTTGTTGACGGTAATAGCGTAATTTTTGGGTCATACAACGGTTCTCTGTACGCACTGGATACTGCCAGCGGGACGTTGAAATGGAGATACAAAGTTCCTGATGATGCCGCGAATGAAGTGAGTCTTGGGTATCCTGATTCACCGTCCTCGATCTACAGCGCGCCGTTGATTGATAACGGAGTTGCATATTTTGGCACTGCAAGCGGGTATCTCTATGCTGTGAACACTGCTGATGGCAGTTTTAAATGGAAATACCAGGGACGTACAACGTCGCATGGCGGCGGGGGTGTGCAAGGGCATAAAGAAATTGTGTCAACACCTGTAATATTTAATAATGCGATTTATTTCACCGGGTGGTCGGGATACATACACGCGTTGTCACTCGCCGGGGTGAAGAAGTTTGAAACACTTATTGCAGCAAGTTTTTATTATTCACCCGCAAATACTGACCTCGTGGCATCTAACGGATATATCTTTGCTGCCGGTGCTACACGGTGGTCGGATTCTTATGAAAGCGGTGTGTTTTGTGTAGACGCAGGAGCGGGGACTGTTAAGTGGTCCACAAAACAAACACAGTCAGTATGGGCATCACTTGGTGTAAATACAGCAAAGACTCATGTGTACTCCAAAACAACTAACGGCAGGCTTAACTGTTTTGGTACCACCAGCGCATCGCCTCTTTGGTATGTGCGGTTAGGATGTAAAGCAGAGGGTGATGATATTCTGAGGAATAAAATTTCAGAAAAAGATGGTATAGTATATATTCCTCATAGATATGGCGGAACGGTTTTTGCGGTTAAGGATAACGGTAGTTCAGGGACATTACTGTGGAAGTATAAAGCCGGAGTTGGGTATGTTACTTCAATGCCGGTCTCTTACGGAGAACGTGTGTATGTCGGTACAATGGATGGGCATCTTGTATCGATTGGGAAAGTAGCAACAGTTGTTCCGGGTGCTCCGACAGGTGTTACAGCTGTGCCAACAGGTGTTTCCGGACAGGTGCGTCTTACCTGGTCAGCGCCAACTACGGGTGATGCTGCATCGGGATACCGCATATATCGTTCGAACAGTAATTCCGGCCCGTGGAATGATACTACTAAGATTGTTACCGAGATTGTTTCTAATACATATACCGATACAGGGTTGACCAATGGTGCGGCGTACTATTATGTAATTAAAGCATTTAATAACGTTGGGGATAGTACAGAGTCAAGTACAGTATCAGCAACACCGGCTGCCAGCATGAATAAACCAAATGCTGCGTTTAATTTACAAGCGAAGAATAATGGTAATAACGGTGCGATAGACCTTACCTGGTCGGCCTCACCGGTGGATCAAACACATAACGCTGCAGTGTCATATGCTATATGGCGTTCAACGGTATATGCATCAGGGTATGAGCAGGTAAATACAAGTACGGTTACCTACAACGCACAGGGTGGGTTGTTGAATGGGACAACTTATTACTTCAAAATTAGGGCTGTAAACACCGCAGGTGAAGCGGATTCGTATTCAAATGTTGCATTTACATATCCTACTGATGACACCACACCACCGCCGGTGCCGTCTAACGTAACAGTTACCGACTTAGCGGAAGGCGGGAAGTTGAATGTATCGTGGTCGGCAGTAACTGCGAGCGACCTTGCAGGATACAAGGTATATCGTTCAGAAGTATCAGGGAATTATAATAGCGGTAAGATTGTTGCGACTATTGGGAAGAGCAGTACTACATTTACGGATACTGGTTTGGAGAACGGGAAGAAGTATTATTACGTAGTAGCGTCGTATGATAATACAAACGGAAATATAAGTTTGTATTCTTCTGAAAAGTCTGGTATCCCTACCGGAGGTACAGGCGAAAAACCTCTTGCACCTGAAAATGTAAGTGTTTCAGACCCGAAAACAGGGGGAAGCCTGCAGATTTCGTGGGGAACGGTTACCAACGCGAGCTATTACAGGCTTTACCGTGCGGTTGAGCAAACCGGGACATACTCTTTAGTGATATCCACAAATATAACTAATACTGTATTTATTGACAGCAGTTTAATGCGCGGGACTACGTATTATTATAAAGTGCGTGCTATGGATGCTTATGGAAATATAAGTGATGATTCTGTTATTGTATCTGGATTCCCGACAGGGTCAGACATGACTCCGCCTGATAAGGTTGATGGTATGGAAGTCGATGATACGGGTACCGGAGGTGAGATTAAAATTTCATGGAATACCGGAGGTGAATCTAATATCCCTGATCTCGCGGGGTACAGAATTTATTGCTCCTCTATGAGCAGTACAGGAGCGTTTGATTTATTGACAGTATCACCTCCTGCCGGGCAGCAGATTTCCAGCCAGGAGTATGCGCATGAAAGCCTTGTCAACGGTGTGAGATACTACTATCGTAT
This genomic interval carries:
- a CDS encoding MBL fold metallo-hydrolase — translated: MITKKVVTAIVLVSLCFVSTSFSKGVLKVIFMYVGQGDATLMVMPNNKVVLIDGGPVEDWRNYDAGRDTIFPLLQSMGINKIDYMFATHPHSDHVGGLKYLLLNILTGSYIEPGIPYPTPIYNQVLSAVKLKKVNYIRARRGMNFRELDPDVLLDVLSPGETLTADDPNNNSLVIHCKHNKVYIMFPGDAEKFMEEEIVSLYGSRLESNILKVGHHGSITSTVYGAASARNSNIIALGGCVIPQLWSFVKPKWSTSNKFLEAVNPEVAVIQCGKNNRYRFPSKKVVDGLNSMNIKVYRTDLNGNVKVTSDGIKYEVTAEK
- a CDS encoding HAMP domain-containing protein, with amino-acid sequence MANFKRKQVVVKHGFQFRYVLFVFLAVLFAGLLISWDVYYTMGRVMFSQVNHPEIYSMISKVNTQIISKLVLYLLLVIIVSIFVSHKIAGPLYRIEKSSEILGLGDLTHRVKLREGDELKDVAEKLNHMVEQLQTKVGENKNVVAECLEQLQHIEVLAQKCGGEHREILEKITSVKVTLQKINAGLKTSVTDTPQK
- a CDS encoding DNA internalization-related competence protein ComEC/Rec2, translated to MNRILFVLLCLYISLIVIFDRYGLYSYIPLNDIAQVVLVEQKAEDNTLTHVIKGRVLSFPESGNYYTTFFVYTHEIDGKTTRGNVLARIPSQDSVNLSYGDDISIECMLRRPVEALNPGQFDYSKYLAYQNVYCIASVIAYSKLDGYKHAGIFQKQYYLLMNWLNTNFEQSIKNAMPVNEAGVMGSIIVGKKSWLEPETRTIFMDAGVMHVLVVSGSNVAVIAGMFMWILHFLLRIPRRTAVPAVILIIAAYCVLTGSNPPVVRATVMTTCFLLTLMLRREISSYQVLLLSCWAMVLYDPKVVLSSGFQMSIAATFGILAGVQKCRLVLQSVPAVLRDVVNVLMVSVSAQMFVWPLIAVYFYKFSVICIISNLIVVPLSGLVLSLGLGLVGIHFVGGILYVLFGKICTVLTTVLIQISAVFAAVPYANVTVNGVSPEFLLCYYLALMIFVFFDIKKTVYFCVIAGMLLFTKYAVVEAKGRAEITFLSVGNGDSIVIKLPGGKAVLIDGGGNWDSALDPGEKIVVPFLNYKGLRKIDLLVLTHPHYNHYLGLRKVMDSVRVESVLLSYGHADTDEYSEFYKVCQSKAKKVITAVAGTEFVFSDAKFRVLNPGQSVQVDPDENSIVMEMQYHNFSGLFSGDIGEVGQESILQEINGRKYGVVQMPGHGVGYIAPEIYKLNTELFVVSGNGYATEYELGTNYGVVMKTVYTKQCGAVTVIIDKITNKIFYEFWLTH
- a CDS encoding fibronectin type III domain-containing protein, translating into MVKKIVLKVALVLSTLLLLPVHSSADFVFLVYTDTHIQYPTASTNTRATDTMTMINNMSPLPKFVANAGDMVEAGLRREYDTYRNIVKNFNSSIALYEGSPGNHDMTRGMGGLYYRERIGAVHSSFMYDINGNHSSAAGFDPTNGYHFLILNEGMLNHGDGHFPRFELDWIKSTLDASPVASIGRPVICFFHHPTSERADTLGEGDMIDNDRALIELLKNYNLTLMLYGHVHSKQNYTSTSDAVPAYSFYGTMDNPSTGIYGGVGYMTVSPSKIEVRDYPLNGSLSTPRGNLAMPMPRYPKIVFSSPVNDSNLSGTSCTINAKIELYQGHIASITSAYYQIDDGGCLADTGHYDNKYFKAMGLVNISSSVATASVTTDMATELTAFDAACSRTAADPWYSINGVHRIKVRFDTSDGKKWYRSVWVNVTVRKSQTDNYAMTSVWRKDIGADVQGDIAVDNNKVFVNPYGRYMYCYDTNGNQVWKFDKEKYGEALEEASGTVVDGNSVIFGSYNGSLYALDTASGTLKWRYKVPDDAANEVSLGYPDSPSSIYSAPLIDNGVAYFGTASGYLYAVNTADGSFKWKYQGRTTSHGGGGVQGHKEIVSTPVIFNNAIYFTGWSGYIHALSLAGVKKFETLIAASFYYSPANTDLVASNGYIFAAGATRWSDSYESGVFCVDAGAGTVKWSTKQTQSVWASLGVNTAKTHVYSKTTNGRLNCFGTTSASPLWYVRLGCKAEGDDILRNKISEKDGIVYIPHRYGGTVFAVKDNGSSGTLLWKYKAGVGYVTSMPVSYGERVYVGTMDGHLVSIGKVATVVPGAPTGVTAVPTGVSGQVRLTWSAPTTGDAASGYRIYRSNSNSGPWNDTTKIVTEIVSNTYTDTGLTNGAAYYYVIKAFNNVGDSTESSTVSATPAASMNKPNAAFNLQAKNNGNNGAIDLTWSASPVDQTHNAAVSYAIWRSTVYASGYEQVNTSTVTYNAQGGLLNGTTYYFKIRAVNTAGEADSYSNVAFTYPTDDTTPPPVPSNVTVTDLAEGGKLNVSWSAVTASDLAGYKVYRSEVSGNYNSGKIVATIGKSSTTFTDTGLENGKKYYYVVASYDNTNGNISLYSSEKSGIPTGGTGEKPLAPENVSVSDPKTGGSLQISWGTVTNASYYRLYRAVEQTGTYSLVISTNITNTVFIDSSLMRGTTYYYKVRAMDAYGNISDDSVIVSGFPTGSDMTPPDKVDGMEVDDTGTGGEIKISWNTGGESNIPDLAGYRIYCSSMSSTGAFDLLTVSPPAGQQISSQEYAHESLVNGVRYYYRMTAFDNSGNESAYNTVKSTVPSCTVDTVSPVAPVTSPVTVLSEGKQLVLSWNESTAADLKEYRIYRSETGVNGAYTEINVVAKGITSITDTGLKNNVAYWYRIAAVDINGNISQSVTAITGTPVDTQPPEVQAIKTTPADITQLGQMKINFVVTEPLKSDPLVKINGRSATRTSKVEVNDAVYYTYAFVLKETDLVSGQVLKLDISAEDEAGLKKDTSKYVNIKISKSENVMRVLGNKLDFSSSGTGGKAVIQYYFLEDASYVRLKIYNMAGELVKLINGDQKVGWGAIEWDGTNAEDKKVTSGIYFAYLESDVYKQTSRIVVLK